A genomic segment from Schistocerca piceifrons isolate TAMUIC-IGC-003096 chromosome 4, iqSchPice1.1, whole genome shotgun sequence encodes:
- the LOC124795158 gene encoding protein ALP1-like, with translation MSGVEETIMICGAALLMLEGLHKQNERRPRRWWRKTFYRRTSGNNLLRELSMEDGSGFRNFTRISPTDFEYLANMISPFVSKKDTNFRKAISVNQRLAVTLRFLATGDSFQSLAYLFRISKQAISKVVPEVCEALVEVLKDYVKIPATENDWSETACLFSQILQFPHCVGAIDGKHIVLQCPVGSGSEYYNYKGSFSIVLLAVVDASYNFLYADIGCQGRISDGGVFKNASINELINKKKLNLPHAECLPGGTKALPYVFVADDAFPLQENIMKPYPGKHVKGSKERVFNYRLSRARMVVENTFGIMASVFRVFKKPMLLQPEKAKTVTLTAVCLHNFLRRNAAARNQYSPHGSFDSYDLQTGEMIPGTWRRDDTASVFISAQNIPRKAASTNKQIRDEFANYFLSPHGSVPWQNNYG, from the exons ATGTCTGGTGTCGAAGAAACAATAATGATATGTGGAGCTGCATTATTAATGCTAGAAGgtttacacaaacaaaatgaaaggcGTCCTCGTCGTTGGTGGAGAAAAACATTCTATAGAAGAACTAGCGGAAATAATCTGCTACGTGAGCTGAGTATGGAAGACGGCTCTGGCTTCCGCAACTTCACTCGGATCTCACCTACCGATTTTGAATATCTGGCAAATATGATATCACCATTTGTTTCAAAAAAAGACACGAATTTCAGGAAAGCTATTTCAGTCAACCAAAGGCTTGCAGTTACTCTTCGTTTCCTGGCAACAGGAGATTCATTTCAGAGCCTTGCGTATTTATTTCGCATTTCGAAACAAGCAATATCTAAAGTAGTACCCGAAGTATGTGAAGCTCTGGTGGAAGTACTGAAGGATTATGTaaag atacCTGCGACTGAAAACGACTGGAGTGAAACAGCATGTTTATTCTCACAGATTCTTCAGTTCCCCCATTGTGTCGGAGCAATTGACGGGAAACATATCGTGCTACAGTGCCCTGTTGGTAGTGGAAGTGAATATTACAATTATAAAGGTTCATTCAGCATTGTGCTGCTTGCTGTCGTCGATGCCAGCTACAACTTTTTGTACGCAGACATCGGCTGCCAAGGCAGAATATCAGATGGTGGTGTGTTCAAAAACGCGAGCATAAATGAGTTgattaacaaaaagaaacttaaCTTGCCACATGCCGAATGCTTACCAGGTGGCACCAAGGCCCTACCATATGTTTTTGTAGCAGATGATGCATTTCCCTTACAGGAAAACATTATGAAACCCTACCCGGGAAAACATGTTAAAGGTTCAAAAGAGAGAGTTTTTAATTACAGGCTTTCAAGGGCCAGAATGGTTGTTGAGAACACTTTCGGCATTATGGCTTCAGTTTTTCGTGTGTTTAAAAAACCTATGTTGCTACAACCGGAAAAGGCAAAAACTGTCACACTTACAGCTGTATGTCTCCACAATTTTTTAAGGCGAAATGCTGCGGCAAGGAACCAGTACTCCCCACATGGAAGCTTCGATTCCTACGATTTACAAACAGGTGAAATGATTCCAGGCACATGGAGACGAGATGACACTGCATCAGTTTTCATTTCAGCACAGAATATACCAAGGAAAGCTGCTTCCACGAATAAACAAATTCGAGACGAATTTGCTAATTATTTTTTAAGCCCACACGGAAGTGTACCGTGGCAAAATAACTATGGGTGA
- the LOC124795159 gene encoding uncharacterized protein LOC124795159, which produces MYQEEDCLWNVRSKDYKNTLKKHDALAKIATAFSTDKGSVEKKIRSLVVAYRREKRKIIASRPSGSGADTAYDSNWFGYRLLQFLDDVHEPKETTDTVENEVFVHSPEGTIEDEEVAAGPSSPPPPKIRRMMGEKKDMQQPFKIATQLLTKVLQKQEDKDDECSAYGQYVASVLRKLPELQRAKTMAILNNVLMKQHVAYLESEQSKRGMNVAGPSSSSNNSPVTFTSYVDSDSDNAVEEVVFDELCNVIEK; this is translated from the exons atgtaccaggaggaggatTGTTTATGGAACGTCCGGAGCAAGGATTACAAAAATACCCTTAAAAAACACGATGCTCTTGCAAAAATTGCAACAGCCTTTAGCACGGACAAGGGAAGTGTTGAGAAGAAAATACGATCGCTAGTGGTTGCGTACAGGCgcgagaaaagaaaaattattgccAGCAGACCATCTGGTAGTGGTGCAGACACTGCATATGACTCGAACTGGTTCGGCTATCGGCTGCTGCAGTTCTTGGACGATGTACATGAGCCAAAGGAGACAACAGATACTGTGGAAAATGAG gTTTTCGTACATTCGCCAGAGGGCACAATTGAGGACGAAGAGGTTGCAGCTGGACCTTCCAGTCCTCCACCACCAAAAATCAGAAGGATGATGGGCGAGAAAAAAGACATGCAGCAACCCTTCAAGATTGCTACTCAATTGCTAACTAAAGTGCTGCAAAAACAAGAAGACAAGGACGATGAATGCAGTGCGTATGGGCAGTATGTGGCCTCAGTTTTAAGGAAATTGCCCGAGTTACAACGAGCAAAAACAATGGCTATTCTTAATAATGTACTAATGAAACAACATGTAGCGTATTTAGAAAGTGAGCAGTCGAAAAGGGGTATGAATGTAGCAGGGCCATCATCATCAAGTAACAATTCCCCTGTTACATTTACAAGCTAtgtagacagtgacagtgacaacgcAGTTGAAGAAGTTGTGTTTGACGAATTATGTAACGTAATTGAGAAATAA